One Fictibacillus halophilus genomic window, TGACTCCTCTTGAAGAATCTCCTGCACACCTGCCCCTTCATTACCCATGATTAAGGCAAACCCATCCACTTCTGGCGTTTCTCGCATATCTACAGAATTTTGAAGGGAAGTAGACAATACCGGTAGATCATGTTCCTTACACTGCTCTATCACTTCTAGAAGGTTCGCTTTAACGATCGGCAGATGAAATAAAGATCCTTGCGTTGATCGAACGGTTTTACCATTATAAAGATCCGCTGTACCCTCACCTAAAAACACACCATCAAGGCCCGCACTATCGGCTGTACGAATGATCGTACCAAGGTTTCCTGGGTCTTGAACCCCATCGATTAAAAGGTAACGTCCGCCTTTTTTAATAAGTTCTTCAGACTGATCCATCATTTCACAAACCGCAATGATGCCTTGGGGTTTTTCAGTTTCAGAAAGTTGTTTCATCAATTTAGCCGGAACAGACCAAAGTGTGAATTTTTCCTTTAACCAAGCTTCATTAATTTCAAAATTTTCTTCAACGATCACATGTTGAAGTTTTGCACCAGACGCGATTGCTTCTTCTATAAGATGAGGACCTTCAAGTAAAAATGTCCCGGATTTTTCACGTTCTTTTTTGGTATGAAGTTTTTTCCATTGCTTTAAGGAAGCATTGGATTCTGATTCAATGTGCTTCATTTTCAAGTGTTCTCCTTTAAATCATAAATATTTTACTTTTTTCTCATAAAACATGCCTAGAACGTACACAATAAAAAAAGAAAAAATTAATAGAGGTGCATATCCATGAATCTAGACCTAAGAAAAGCTGTTTTGCATAACGTTACTGGCAACAATAAAGAGCAGTTACAAGATACGATCGTAGATGCCATCGAGAGTGGAGAAGAGAAAATGCTTCCTGGTCTTGGTGTTCTTTTTGAAGTGATCTGGAAAAATTCTGATCAGCAAAAGAAGGAAGAAATTTTAAACACACTTTCAGACGGCTTGAAGTAAAACCCGGTTCACCGGGTTTTTTATTTTTGTTTAAAGTTAATTATTTTATTAATAGCCAGTATCTTGACGTTCATGATTTACTCTATTCTTTGCAAAGTAAGCTTCTTCAATCTCTTTAATTGAAAAGCCGAGTTTCACACCGAGCCCTAAAAATGTGTCAAAAAACGATTGGAATTCTTCGTGTGATAAAGATTTAGACCCCGATTGATATAGAGTTAAAAATAAAGTATTGATATCTATCTTGTCCATCTTCTCGCCAAGATCAACCTCATTGGTCATTTCAACCTCTTTAAAGCCCAAATCTAATCCTATCGATAAGACAAAATGTAGTCCGTCTACATATTCTTCTAAAATTACTTCTTTTTCAGAAGCAGGACGTTTACTCCAATATTTAAAGCATCTTGTTTCGTTCGCTAGTTCACCAAGCTCAACAAGAAACGCTAATCTTCTCTGTTCAAATAACGATGAGTTATCAAGATTATGTTCTTTTACTATGCGCATATTTAATTTGTTCTGCATGGAAAAGAGTTGTACAATTTTCACGTTCATCCCTGCCTTTCATTCCTAAGCTATTATAACGTTAACTAGTCCTACATTCGAGGATGAATTTCTAATGCAAAAGTAAAATTCATGTCGGAAATTTTAAACTCGCCGGATTATCGCATAAAC contains:
- a CDS encoding TrmH family RNA methyltransferase encodes the protein MKHIESESNASLKQWKKLHTKKEREKSGTFLLEGPHLIEEAIASGAKLQHVIVEENFEINEAWLKEKFTLWSVPAKLMKQLSETEKPQGIIAVCEMMDQSEELIKKGGRYLLIDGVQDPGNLGTIIRTADSAGLDGVFLGEGTADLYNGKTVRSTQGSLFHLPIVKANLLEVIEQCKEHDLPVLSTSLQNSVDMRETPEVDGFALIMGNEGAGVQEILQEESTLNVKIPIFGSAESLNVSVATGILLYELQRNRT
- the sspI gene encoding small acid-soluble spore protein SspI, whose product is MNLDLRKAVLHNVTGNNKEQLQDTIVDAIESGEEKMLPGLGVLFEVIWKNSDQQKKEEILNTLSDGLK
- a CDS encoding dUTP diphosphatase; translated protein: MNVKIVQLFSMQNKLNMRIVKEHNLDNSSLFEQRRLAFLVELGELANETRCFKYWSKRPASEKEVILEEYVDGLHFVLSIGLDLGFKEVEMTNEVDLGEKMDKIDINTLFLTLYQSGSKSLSHEEFQSFFDTFLGLGVKLGFSIKEIEEAYFAKNRVNHERQDTGY